One window of Branchiostoma lanceolatum isolate klBraLanc5 chromosome 6, klBraLanc5.hap2, whole genome shotgun sequence genomic DNA carries:
- the LOC136436661 gene encoding coiled-coil domain-containing protein 73-like, protein MMQCGPQDVQKEGLEDGSPAIECNDHDTKASNKAEQGNLNADGSEIQPKAFDNGALRQAECLKFRDNLFEVIEELRIRRVTDAENEERISQLVKEKHQLERTREEEAGATSELEKKHAQEITDLHRQYKEQIQQAEDNKNKSVLDLETSEREIKALKEEVQTLHMCKYSLEQKVKEQERQLKLQACAKDSHLSQMTEMEQKCSSLFMQCRQLTETHDRLEKSVKEAIRINKKLNSVNNHQTCLLKRNNTALEAQKKEIQLLKVQGHCKLNNSDVTSSVDHNSLYLLQQELNIQQDLSKQLQLQLEEIRKEKTEAVSSLQECQGLVDRHVETCSLLKQKLEVVELELQNLKTEHEGLKKSFDKQAQELHNLKDVHKDAFEKWGKEEASLQSRLKTLQEDYENLEKAHNNLEELNTSWAKKNIKMTEEIKSLTNNKMLATKDSQAETASAYTQTEMSSTDSSTQTDLQQEGSVNKTDKPKSSSSGQTLPTITSIAPMELNDCSEPMDTCHSKGHDKEDKKPHKHTNIGNITEALPCMEIDLTDEHVGNNTHSPVWEPNKASSLPQIIETSACEKTNSPEAKECTKQLQGSKLNEEFERIDKVFQEAQEETSSGNDSTTASCPQAGTGHKGSSLNKDHRSSTVMVASSDVKGAEMPSNNSADGVTDNRQEKAPVSQLNSGEATGQYQYKFVSLQEALPAVQLHQEKHGKLQALGAVESSQKKGGSETQQEQTGMNEWEELAKSFQPNS, encoded by the coding sequence ATGATGCAGTGTGGTCCACAGGATGTACAGAAAGAGGGACTGGAAGACGGCTCACCGGCAATCGAATGTAATGATCATGATACCAAAGCCTCCAACAAAGCAGAACAAGGAAACCTAAACGCAGACGGCAGTGAAATCCAGCCGAAGGCATTTGACAACGGAGCCTTGAGGCAAGCAGAATGTCTGAAGTTCCGAGACAACTTGTTTGAGGTTATTGAAGAACTGCGAATTCGTAGAGTGACCGATGCTGAGAATGAAGAGAGAATCAGCCAACTTGTTAAGGAAAAACATCAACTGGAAAGGACAAGAGAGGAAGAGGCTGGAGCAACATCAGAATTAGAGAAGAAACATGCCCAGGAGATCACAGACCTGCACAGACAATATAAAGAACAAATACAACAAGCAGAAGATAACAAGAACAAGAGTGTTCTGGATCTTGAGACAAGTGAGAGGGAAATCAAAGCCTTGAAGGAAGAGGTTCAGACCTTACATATGTGCAAGTACAGTCTGGAGCAGAAGGTGAAGGAACAGGAGCGGCAGCTGAAACTCCAGGCCTGTGCTAAAGACTCTCACTTGTCCCAGATGACAGAGATGGAGCAAAAGTGCAGCTCACTGTTCATGCAATGCAGGCAGCTCACAGAGACACACGACAGGCTGGAAAAGTCAGTGAAAGAAGCAATCAGGATAAACAAGAAGCTGAACTCTGTCAACAATCACCAGACGTGTCTGCTGAAGAGGAATAACACAGCACTGGAGGCTCAGAAGAAAGAAATCCAACTTTTAAAAGTCCAAGGGCACTGCAAACTGAACAACTCGGATGTTACTTCAAGTGTTGACCACAACAGCCTTTATTTACTGCAACAGGAACTTAACATTCAACAAGATTTGAGTAAACAGCTTCAGCTACAACTAGAGGAAATAAGAAAGGAGAAGACAGAGGCTGTATCTTCCCTTCAAGAGTGTCAAGGCCTGGTGGACAGGCATGTCGAGACGTGCAGCCTTCTCAAACAGAAGCTTGAAGTGGTGGAGTTAGAGCTTCAGAATCTCAAAACTGAGCATGAAGGGCTTAAGAAATCATTTGATAAGCAGGCACAAGAGTTACATAACCTAAAAGATGTCCACAAGGATGCTTTTGAAAAATGGGGGAAAGAGGAGGCTTCATTGCAGAGCAGACTTAAGACATTACAGGAAGACTATGAGAACTTAGAGAAAGCTCACAACAACCTTGAGGAGCTCAACACGTCATGGGCAAAGAAAAATATCAAGATGACAGAAGAAATTAAATCCCTGACAAACAACAAGATGCTTGCCACAAAAGACTCACAAGCGGAGACTGCATCAGCATATACTCAAACTGAAATGTCTTCAACAGACAGTTCTACACAGACAGACCTGCAGCAGGAAGGTTCGGTCAACAAGACTGATAAACCAAAGAGCAGTAGCTCAGGTCAAACACTTCCCACCATTACAAGCATTGCTCCAATGGAGTTGAATGATTGTAGTGAGCCAATGGACACGTGTCATTCTAAAGGGCATGATAAGGAAGACAAGAAGCCACACAAACATACTAATATTGGAAACATTACTGAAGCCCTGCCATGTATGGAGATTGATCTGACTGATGAGCATGTTGGCAACAATACACACAGTCCAGTTTGGGAGCCAAACAAAGCTTCTAGTCTCCCACAGATAATAGAGACATCAGCATGTGAGAAAACTAATTCTCCAGAAGCTAAGGAATGTACAAAACAACTGCAAGGAAGTAAACTGAATGAAGAGTTTGAAAGGATTGATAAAGTGTTTCAGGAGGCACAAGAGGAGACATCAAGTGGTAATGACAGTACCACAGCATCTTGTCCACAAGCTGGCACAGGTCATAAGGGTTCTTCATTGAACAAGGATCATCGCAGTTCAACAGTTATGGTTGCGTCTAGTGATGTCAAgggtgctgaaatgccatctAATAATTCTGCCGATGGTGTGACTGACAATCGCCAAGAAAAGGCACCCGTTTCCCAACTGAACAGTGGAGAAGCCACAGGACAGTACCAGTACAAGTTTGTCAGCCTTCAGGAAGCTTTACCTGCTGTGCAGCTACACCAAGAGAAGCATGGCAAACTGCAGGCTTTAGGAGCAGTAGAGTCGTCCCAGAAGAAAGGGGGATCGGAAACTCAGCAAGAACAGACTGGTATGAATGAATGGGAAGAACTGGCCAAAAGTTTTCAGCCCAACTCCTAA